In one Choloepus didactylus isolate mChoDid1 chromosome 1, mChoDid1.pri, whole genome shotgun sequence genomic region, the following are encoded:
- the LOC119529369 gene encoding GTP-binding nuclear protein Ran-like, whose amino-acid sequence MAAQGEPQVQFKLVLVGDGGTGKTTFVKRHLTGEFEKKYVATLGVGVHPLVFHSNRGPIKFNVRDTAGQEKFGGLRDGYYIQAQCAIIMFDVTSRVTYKNVPTWHRDLVRVCENIPIVLCGNKVDIRDRKVEAKSIVFHRKKNLQYYDISAKSNYNFEKPFLWLARKLIGDPDLEFVAMPALTPPEVVMDPALAAQYEHDLEVAQTTALPDEDDDL is encoded by the coding sequence ATGGCCGCCCAAGGAGAACCCCAAGTTCAGTTTAAACTTGTATTGGTTGGCGATGGGGGTACTGGAAAAACTACATTTGTGAAACGTCATTTGACTGGTGAATTTGAGAAGAAGTATGTAGCCACCTTGGGCGTGGGGGTCCATCCCCTTGTGTTCCATTCCAACAGAGGGCCTATTAAATTCAACGTGCGGGACACGGCTGGTCAGGAGAAATTCGGTGGCCTGAGAGATGGCTATTACATCCAAGCCCAGTGCGCCATTATAATGTTTGATGTAACATCAAGAGTTACTTACAAGAATGTGCCTACCTGGCATAGAGATCTGGTACGAGTGTGTGAAAACATCCCCATCGTGTTGTGTGGCAACAAAGTGGATATTAGGGACAGGAAAGTTGAGGCAAAATCCATCGTCTTCCACCGAAAGAAGAATCTTCAGTACTATGACATTTCTGCCAAAAGTAACTACAACTTTGAAAAGCCCTTCCTCTGGCTCGCTAGAAAACTGATTGGAGACCCTGACCTGGAGTTCGTGGCCATGCCTGCTCTCACCCCCCCAGAGGTGGTCATGGACCCGGCTTTGGCGGCACAGTATGAACACGACTTAGAGGTTGCTCAGACGACCGCTTTGCCGGATGAGGATGACGACCTGTGA